A stretch of DNA from Sporichthyaceae bacterium:
TCAGCAGGGCGCCCACCGCGCCGAACACCGCAGCGGTCGGGCCGGTCGGCAAGCGGCGCAGGAGCTCGGTACCTGACGGGGCGTCACCCCGGCGGGTCATCGCTTTTCCTCGGGTGCGGTGGACGCGTGTGCGGGGATCTGCAGTTGCTGCGGCGCGGCCGGGCCGACCGGCCACGAGCCCGGCTTGTAACGCTGGTTCGTCGACGCGTAACGGCCGGGGGCGTTGTTGAACGCCGAGATCTGGTTGGGATCCCACCAGATCTCGCGGGCGTCGCGGTACGGGCTGTACTGACCCTTCGGGTAACCCCACGTGCCCGCCGGTCCGGTGCCGCCGGGATAGGCGCGCATGCCCGCGGCGAAGGTCTGCGGGGTCAGGTCGGGTCCGGCCATCTGGATGCCGGTGGCGACCAGGTACATGAAGTAGTACAGCAGGTCGGCACCGAAGATCGGCTCGTGGTTCGGGTCGACGGATTTCGCTGCGGCGTAGGCATAACTGGCGCCCTGCGGCTGCTGTTCGCCGAGCATGCTCAACCCGAAGGCGTGCTTCCACTGCGAGGCGTCGTAGAACTGCCCCACCACGTCCAGGTCGGTCAATGCGGTGCCGGTGACCACCCACTCCGGGTAGTAGTTCTGCTGGCTCATCCGGGAGGTGAGCAGCAGCGGCAGCAGCGGGTCGGTGGCCAGCACGACGGTGGTGATGCCGTCCTGCTTCAGCTTCGCGGCGAGGTTGTTGGCCTGGTCGGACAGCGTGGCCAGGTCGAGCGTGTAGTTGTAGCGCTGGGCCTTGTTGCCCGCGGCGTTGATGATCTTCTCGCCGGCATCCACACACTGCTGGTACTCGGGATTGTCCGGTGCGATCAGCCCGATCTTGCGGGGCTTACCGGCGATTCCCGGGCCTGCGTGGTCGGCCGGGTGCCCGAACACCCGCTTGTTCAGGTACTCCGCGATGGTCTCGGACAGCGAGGTGCAGTCCGGGAACGGACTCCAGCTGTAGGGCTGATGGGCGGCGAACCACTGCCGCGACATGTACGGCGCGCCGATCGCCACCACGCCCTGCCGGGCGAGCGCATCGTTGTACGGCTGGGTGAACGCGCTGACGTCGGCGAAGACCTTGAGTTCCTGGGCGGCCTTGATCGCGTCGGCCTGGGCCGCCTCCTGCCCGGCACCGACGATCTCGTTGATGACCGAGCCCTTGCCCTTCCACTCGACCATCTCGATCTTTCGACCGTAGGTCTGGAAGTTGCGCTCGAAATAGGTGATGTAGTCCTGGATGGTGCGCCGCACGTCAGCCTCGGTCGGCGTGGGGATCGAGTCGGCCTTGTCGCCGGCCAGTTGCCGGATCACGCTCTCGTAGTCGCTGATGTTCTCGATCGGCATGCGGAAGGAGATCTTGATGGTGTCCTTGGTGACGCCGCGACTGGTCGCGCCACCGTTGTCCTTGCCTTTCGGCCAGGCGATGCACGGCGGGGAGTAGGGGTCGCCGACGACCTGGACGGTTCGGTCGGCGCACGGACCGGCCGGGCTGCCCGGCGCCCCCGGTGCGGCCGCGCCCGGTCGCGCCGCGCTCGCGGCGACCGGTTTGCCCGCCGCCGCCGCGCCATGGGCCCGTGCCGCCTGCGCGGCCGCCGTGGTGGTGGCTGCGGCAGGGCTGCCGGCGTCGCTGCTCTGCGCGGCCTCGACGAGCTCCTGGCGGGCGATTGTCGGCACCAGGGTGACGATCAGCAGGAATGCCACTGCCAAGGCCAGCAGCGGCCCGTAGCCGCCGAACAGGCGGCGCGGTGTTCCGCCCAGAGTTCGGGTTCGACGAGGCGATCGCTTCATCGCGCAGACCTCCGATTTTACGGTGCGGGGTGGGAACTGACGCAAGCTCAGGTGAATCGAGCCCGGATGCGGTCGGCGGCGGCCAGCAGCGCGATCAGGCACACCAACAGCCAGGCGGCGAGCTTTCCGTGGGTGGTCGTGCAGCCTCCGCCGGCATGGGTGGAGCGGCACGACAGCGCCGTGGGCGCCAGCGCCACCGGCCGGGCCGCCGGCTGGGTCGCGACCGGCACGGCCCCCTCGGGCACGACGGCGGTCGGGGCTGCACCGGCGACCGGCTGTGCCACCGGCGAGGCGGCCGCGGGAAGCGGTGACGTGCCGGTCGGATGGATGAGACCGAAGCCGGACGCGAACGGGTCGGCGTAGGCCGTGCCGTCCGTGCCCGCCCGAGCACCGCCTAGGTCGAGATCGACCGCGCCGTCGTCGCCGAGCGCCAGCGAGACCAGGTCGACCAACAGGTAACCGAAGCCGACCGCCTTCGCCAGGCCACAGTCCGGGTTCATCTGGAACGGCTTCACGAGGGTCAACAGCTGAGTCCGCAACGGTTGGATCGCAACCAGCGTCGCGCCCAACGCCGCGCGGACCGCCGGGGTGGCCGCCACCGACAACCGCAGCGGGCTGACGGCCAGCGCGGTGGCGCTACGGGTCACCGCGGGCAGGTTCAACGACAGGCCGGTCGAGGCCAGCGCGGTGTTGGCCGCGTCCATCGCCGCCTGCAGTTGCATCGGATCCCCGGTGGGCAGCGGCTGTCCCCCGACGCTGACCGAGGCGACCGAGAACCCGGCCGTCGCCTGGGACTGCGCGCCGCTGCGGTGATCGGCCGTCCAGTTCAGCCCGCCCAGCCGGACCAGCCCACCGGCCAACGAGAGCTCGGAGAGCGCACTGGCGGCGTCCGATTGCCGTTGGGACCCGGGAACGAGCTTCGCCGCCGAGGAGGCCGTGCCGCCGACGAGGTGGATCAGACCGGGCAGGTCGAAGCTCATTCCGTCGACGGCAGCGGTCGCGGAGGAGTCCGGGGCGGCGGCGCCGTACTGGGTCCCGAACTGCAGCGGCGTCCCAGCTCCCACCGACGCGGTGCGCTTCTCGCTTGCGCCATCGCCGGAGGAGACCACGACCCGGGACGGGACAGAACCCGGCGGGAGCATCGTGCCCGGTGAGTACCCGCATGCCAACGGGGTCTTCGACATCGTGTCCAACAGCCCGAGGTCCACGCCGGCCGCCTCGGCGTTGCCTTGCATACCGGCGAAGTGGCTGCGGGCCACTCCGAGCCCGACGCCGATGGCCGCGCCGGAGGAACGCAGTTCGATCCGGGCCACCCCTGCCGAGGCAGTCCCGGTGCCGGGCACGAACGTGTTCTGCGCCGCGACCGGCGCGGCAACCACGGCGCTGAGCCCGACGACGGCAACCAAGGCGGAGCCACGGATCATGCCGCGGCGCGCTCGGGGAGCTCGATGCAATCCGGTCATGCCGGTGCCTCTCCAGGCGATTGCACGATGGCGCCGAGCAGGATCGTGGTGAGCTCCCGCGGGTACTTGCCGGTCATGTGCGCCAGCAGCGCCTCTAGTTCGCGCAGCATGTTCGCCTCCGGGGCGAGCGCCGCGGCGAAGCCGTTGAGGTAGAGCAGGTTGCGGGAGAAGAGCACGAGTTCCTTGGGCGCCTTGAAGCCGAACTTCAACAGCGACGCGAGCACCGCCCGCATCTGACGGGTGATCAGAGTCAGATCGAGGGTGTCGAAGGACGCGTCGGTGAACTCGGTGACCAGCGACTGGTACTTGTTCAGTTCGGCGATCGCGGCCTCGAGGTCGACGCCGGCCGGCAACGCGCCCATCTCGGCGGCGGCCAGGATCTGACCGCGCGAGTCCTGTCGCATGGAGGCGACCAGCAGCCGCACCAGCAGGGCACGCTCGCGAGCGTCGATGCGCCCGCAGACGCCGTAGTCGACCAACGAGATCGTCCCCGATTCGGTGATCAGCACGTTGCCGGAGTGCAGGTCGCCGTGGAAGACGCCGTAGATCAAGGCGTGCTCGAGCACCCCGGCCGCGGCCAGCCGCAGCAGGGCCGCACCGTCGACCGAGTCGCCGTATCGTTCCCGCGCCGCGGTGTACGGGACGCCGGGGACCCGCTCCATCACCAGCACCTCGGCGGTGACCAGGCCAGGGATCGGCTGCGGCACCCGAACGAATCCGGTGCCCGCGTCCTCGCCGGCCACCGCGATGTGGATCATGTTCAGGGCCTCGAGGCGGAAGTCGAGTTCGGCCAGCACCAACTCGGCGGCCAGCGGCAGGACCTCCTTCCCGTTGCTCATCCGGGCCGAGGCACTCACCCGCTCGGCGCCGGCGGCGAGCACGGACATCACGCGGAAGTCGGAGCCGAACCGCTTGCGCAACCCCGGCCGCTGCACCTTGACGACCACCTCGGTGCCGTCGAGCAGGACGGCCTCGTGCACCTGCGCGATGCTGGCCGCGGCCCGCGGCACCGGGTCGAACGAGCGGAACACCGCGCCGATCGGACGTCCCAGCGAAGCCTGCACGGCGCGCTCCGCCGCACCGGACGGCATCGCCGGAACCTCGTCGCGGCACCAGGCGAACGCGGCGACCCACTCGTCGGGCAACAAGCCGTTGGCCGTGGCGATCGACTGACCGACCTTCACATAAGCTGGACCGCCGGCGGCGACCAACTGCTGGGCCCGCCGCACCCCGGCCGAGGACCGGCCGCGACCGGCGTCGAACAGGCCGAGCACGGCGAAGAAGCAGAATCGCAGGAAGGTGCGCAGCACGGCGAGGATCGTCGGCCCGCTCAGCTGCGGCCGGGCCAGCGACTGCGCCTGCCGCCGGATCCGCGGCACCGTGCGCTCGGCGTGCACGCGCAGGCTCGCCAGTTCCTCGGCCAGCCCGTCGCGAGCCTTCATCCAGGCGGACCCCTTGGCCAGCTCGTCCAGGTCCGGCAACGGCGGCGGCACGGCAGTCACGAGCGCTTTCCCTTCGGCGGGGCCTGCGGATGCAGTTCGGGACTGTCGACGACGGCCTGCGCGGCCTCGATCACCGCGGGCAGCGCGGAAAGCACGGCGGCGACGTTGATGCGCTCCACGCCGCTGGAGGACAGGCCGCCCCAGACGAACTTCGCCAGGTAGTCGACGAAGTCCGAGCGGCTCATCGAACGCCGGATCAGCCACCACTCGGTGGCCGAGAGCACAAAGCCCACGATGCCGAACGCCCACGGCTCGGCCGCCCCGGAGTCCACGCCCGCGCCGCGCATCACCGAACCGATGACCATCGAGAGGTTGTTGCCCGCGGCCATCGCCATCGGCAGTTCGCTCAGCCCGGCCGCCGGAAGTTCCCGGACGCCGCGCAGCACCCAACCGTAGATCTGCGGCTCCTGCTCGACGAACGCGACGAACACGTCGAAGGCCTTGGCCAGGAGCTCCTCGGGCTCGCCGCCGGAGAGCACCGCGAGCAACGCGTCGGCCGCGACGTTCTGCACGAGCTCGCCGACGACGGCGGCGGTCAGCCCGAGACGGTCGGTGAAGTGGTCGTAGAGGACCGGCTTGCTCATCCCGGCGCCGGCGGCGAGTTCGGCCAACGTGGCCTCGGGACCGATGCGCCGGATCGCGTCGATGATCGCCTCGAGGTACTCGCCGCGGCGCACCGATCGGCCCGCCGTCGACCCGACCGGACGGCCGGGCCGCCGCCGCGGCGGTTCCGCCCGCGGCGGCGGCGTGGCGGTCGGGTTGATCCCCACGTCGATCTCCCCTTCCGGCCTGGCGAACCCGGTCTCCCCGCCTCTGGACGGCGAGGGCAACCGAGATGCACAATAACCCGATGCTGAGTAGGTTTGTAACCCTCCCGCGAGACATTTTTCGGACATCTCGATGTGTCGCAGGCCTGGCACTGAGTGTCGGCACAGCGGTGGCCGGCGAGGTAATCCGACTCGTGGTAGGAAGGGCTACGCCCACATCGTGTCGGAGGCTCGGAGGAGACATGGGGCACGAGTTCTTGTCCGCGGACTGGATCGACTCGGTCCGTGCGGTCCGCGACGAGTACGCCGGGCAACTGCCCGAGGTGCCCATCCCGGAGCTTCGGATCAATCTCGAGGTGACCGAGGCCCCGGAGACCGTCGCGCACGACGGTGTGATTCACGCGCACGCCGACTCCGGCCCGCAGGGGCTCACACTCGAGGTCGGCGCGCTGCCCGATCCGGACCTGACCGTGACGCTCGACTACCCGACGGCCTACGACCTGCTGGTCACGCAGAAGCCCAACGCCGCCCTGGGCGCGTTCCTGACCGGACGGATCCGCTTCGTCGGCGACCTGGACCGGCTCTCCCGCACCACCGGGTTCGACCCGGCCGCGTTGCCGCAGATGCTGGCCAGCCTGGGCATCACCGGCAGCTCAACGCTGGCCGACATCGACCCGGTCGCCGCCGAGATCGGCAACCGGATCCGCGAGCTCACCGCCTGAGGCCTGGCTCCCCCGTCAGAGCCAGCCCCGCTTCTTGTAGATGGCCAGCTGAACGGTCGTGCAGACGACCATGAGCGCCCAACTGTAGGCGTAGCCGTAGTGCCACTTCAGTTCGGGGATCAGGGTGAAGTTCTGCCCGTAGAGGCCGACGATGAAAGTGGGGATCAGGATCGTCGAGGTGATCACGGTGAACTTCTTCATAACTTCGTTCTGATCGTTGGCGACCTTGGCCTGATGGAAGTCCCGGGCCGAGGCGATCAGGTCTCGGGCCAGTTCCAGACCGTCGGTCGAGCGCAAGAGCTTGTCGTACGCCGCGGCGTAGTTCAGCTGGACCTCATGGGTGAAGACCTCGGCGGCGTCGGTGAGCCCGATGCGTCCGTCGACGACCTGGCGGACCGCGTCGCGCAGCGGTGCGAGCACCCGGCGGACGTGCAGGAGGTCGTGGCGCAGGTCGGAGATCCGGGTGCGGACGCGCTCCGCCGACCACTCGTCGATGGCGTCCTCGAGCTCGTCGATCTCGTCGTTCAGCGCGTCGATCAGATCGAGAAAGCGCTCAGCGACGTCGTCCATCAGGTGGTAGAGCACCATGCCGACGCCCTCGCGCGCCTGGCACGAGGCAATCGCCAGGGCAGGCTCATAAGGCGGACGGCCGCCCACCGGGGTCTTGCGGATGGTGATCAGCCGGTGCGCGGTCAGCACCAGATCGACTTCCTGGTAGTACACGAGGTCCTCGTGCGGGACGTCTACCGCGATAAGGATCACGCCGTAGACGTAGTCCCCGTGGGACTCGAACTTCGGCCGCGGATCGTCGTCGTGCGCCGGTGAGACGCACAGCCGTTCCAGCACCTGGTCGTGCACCTCGACCGGTAGGCAGTTCTCGACCTGTTCCCGCGTCGGGTCCAACAGGTCGATCCACAAATCATTTGCGACAGTCATGTCGCCGCACCCTCCTGACGAATCCGGAACCAGCCGTGCCGCGGACATTTCACCATCCGCGCAAGCATGCATGCCCCGGATCCACTCGCGGCACTGCATCGCGGAGAAGCTCAGGTGTCGAGCGCGGCCGTCTCAGTCGACGGTGACGACCACCGCGCCGTCGACGACCCGGGTCGGGAGGGTGGTGAGCACACCTCGAATCGGGAGTTGTGCCAGGCGCACTGCACGACGCCGTCGGACTACTTCAACCCGCCGGGACCTTCGTCAGGGAGAAGCCCAGGTGCGGACATTTGTTCGCGGCTACGCAGACGCTCTCGCCGCGGCGCGCCACGATCACCGACCTGCCGTCGGCATCGGCGGCCACGAGCCCGCCGTCCGGGAAGTCGGCGAGCGAACCGATGGTGATGTCACGGGACATGGTGTTTCTCGATTCCGGGGCCGAGGTTGCGTGCGGATCATTGTCGACCCCCGGAAATGCCGCGCACCACCCACGCAGCTTTTCGCTGCGCAGGTGGTGCGATGAGCTAGGGCGTAACGCCGGCTGCTCAGGCCTGACGCATCAGCGGAATCGGCTTGCCCACCGGCAGAATCGGTTTTGGAGCCATGTTGTTGATGACTCCTGCGGCGGATGTGTACCAGGCGCACGCGGCCGTGACCACGCCGATGACACCGCCGGTCTTGATCGTGTCGGCGTTGTTGTTGAAGAAACCGATGAACAGGACGATCTCGGTTATCTCCAACGTGAGGAACACCATGAACACCGCCGTGTTGACCTGCGTGCTCCACAACAACATGTAGCTGTTGAAGATCGCGAAGGCGAGCAGGATCCAGCCGAGGTCGTCGTGAATCTGTGCCTCGTTCTTCGCCTTGCCGGCGACGAGCTCCACGTACAGGCCCAGGCCGATCCAGAATCCGCCGTAGGTCGAGAACGCGGTCGCGCCGAAGATGTTGCGGTTGCGGAACTCCCACATG
This window harbors:
- a CDS encoding AarF/UbiB family protein, coding for MTAVPPPLPDLDELAKGSAWMKARDGLAEELASLRVHAERTVPRIRRQAQSLARPQLSGPTILAVLRTFLRFCFFAVLGLFDAGRGRSSAGVRRAQQLVAAGGPAYVKVGQSIATANGLLPDEWVAAFAWCRDEVPAMPSGAAERAVQASLGRPIGAVFRSFDPVPRAAASIAQVHEAVLLDGTEVVVKVQRPGLRKRFGSDFRVMSVLAAGAERVSASARMSNGKEVLPLAAELVLAELDFRLEALNMIHIAVAGEDAGTGFVRVPQPIPGLVTAEVLVMERVPGVPYTAARERYGDSVDGAALLRLAAAGVLEHALIYGVFHGDLHSGNVLITESGTISLVDYGVCGRIDARERALLVRLLVASMRQDSRGQILAAAEMGALPAGVDLEAAIAELNKYQSLVTEFTDASFDTLDLTLITRQMRAVLASLLKFGFKAPKELVLFSRNLLYLNGFAAALAPEANMLRELEALLAHMTGKYPRELTTILLGAIVQSPGEAPA
- a CDS encoding TetR/AcrR family transcriptional regulator, with the translated sequence MGINPTATPPPRAEPPRRRPGRPVGSTAGRSVRRGEYLEAIIDAIRRIGPEATLAELAAGAGMSKPVLYDHFTDRLGLTAAVVGELVQNVAADALLAVLSGGEPEELLAKAFDVFVAFVEQEPQIYGWVLRGVRELPAAGLSELPMAMAAGNNLSMVIGSVMRGAGVDSGAAEPWAFGIVGFVLSATEWWLIRRSMSRSDFVDYLAKFVWGGLSSSGVERINVAAVLSALPAVIEAAQAVVDSPELHPQAPPKGKRS
- a CDS encoding magnesium transporter CorA family protein, which gives rise to MTVANDLWIDLLDPTREQVENCLPVEVHDQVLERLCVSPAHDDDPRPKFESHGDYVYGVILIAVDVPHEDLVYYQEVDLVLTAHRLITIRKTPVGGRPPYEPALAIASCQAREGVGMVLYHLMDDVAERFLDLIDALNDEIDELEDAIDEWSAERVRTRISDLRHDLLHVRRVLAPLRDAVRQVVDGRIGLTDAAEVFTHEVQLNYAAAYDKLLRSTDGLELARDLIASARDFHQAKVANDQNEVMKKFTVITSTILIPTFIVGLYGQNFTLIPELKWHYGYAYSWALMVVCTTVQLAIYKKRGWL
- a CDS encoding Rieske 2Fe-2S domain-containing protein, producing MSRDITIGSLADFPDGGLVAADADGRSVIVARRGESVCVAANKCPHLGFSLTKVPAG
- a CDS encoding acetate uptake transporter encodes the protein MWEFRNRNIFGATAFSTYGGFWIGLGLYVELVAGKAKNEAQIHDDLGWILLAFAIFNSYMLLWSTQVNTAVFMVFLTLEITEIVLFIGFFNNNADTIKTGGVIGVVTAACAWYTSAAGVINNMAPKPILPVGKPIPLMRQA